Within Telopea speciosissima isolate NSW1024214 ecotype Mountain lineage chromosome 8, Tspe_v1, whole genome shotgun sequence, the genomic segment ACTTAGTCCAAGCTTATCTATCACACTGAATGCCAAATAAGACCCAAATTTTATAACTAGGTAAAACCCAAGGTTTTCTACCCACATGTCAAGTTACAATTCAATACAAGTTGATCAAGCAAGAGGGATATATATGGGAATGTATTCTTATATTTAAAGGGTATATTGAACTTGGATATGAAATTTGACACTCGACCAATCTAGATGTGACCCTATCTGTTCAACGATTGTCACATCATCTTGCCACATGGTAAAACTAGATGGTCCATCATCGCAAGCTTTTTCAAGATTGGACCACCAAGAGGGCATTgtctcatttatttatttagtattttttttcttcaatattggaATAAAGGTTATTGCATTTACGGTGTTGTAAATTTTAGCAGGATGGATGGCTTGATTTGATCTCTTCAAGGGTTAATGTAGCCAATTTGAAGTAATAGAGAGCTAATGTAGCCTTTTAATTGGTTACTAGTCAAATTTTGcatttcatatataaaaatcacaattttcattattattattatatgatATGATACAAGGATATCAACttagaataaaagaataaaaaagaaaaccagtCTCCTTATTTAAGGTTTCCCTCCGGCAAGATTCATTAATCCTACAATAATCTATATTTTGGGTCCATATCGTAAAtgaaaattcttttaattaGATGTATTTATTTGAGCTTagtctataattttttttgttggtagaaAATAAAAAGTCAATTAAAACTACAAAAGGATAAATATCAAAAGATTTATAAGTTCTAGAACATCTTGCTTGAACAGCAAGATCATGAGCTAAACAGATTAAACATCTATTTGGTTTAATTACATTTATGTAAGGAAAGTTTGTCAAAATAGACTTGATATCctacaaaaaggtaaaaagttcCCACGACCACTGTTGAGAGTCTTTGTTCGATCCATTGCACCAGGTCACTGCAATCAGTCCAGATGAAAATGCCTTATAATTTGTACTCTTCTATGTTTTATAGTCTCTTGAAGAGCCCCTTTGCTTTTGTCTCTTGCGCTGTCTTTGCATAATTAAACTCTGATAAAGTCAATATAAATATCCGTTAAATGGAAAATAACAGCAGCTCACGAGTATCATCTTTGAAACTTCCATCACAAATTATAAGGGTGGCATTTGGTGGGGTCAGAGATTGAATGAATTCAAGAGTAATAGGAGATTTGGGGGTTGTGGCATCACTTGTGTTATTGGTAGTCTAAAATTTTCATAATACTAGAATTAGTAGTAGTATCCACCAAAAGAGGATGAATGGTTTTCAAATTTTATGTAACAATTAACAATGGACAATGTGAGTGTTGCTAAAGACAGTTTAGAGAACcttgaaaagataaaatgataaaatataaGTAAAAGCACAAAATGGCTAGAAGCATGAAATGAAGCACTTTTATGTATCTCTATgtctactttttatttttttggtaacaatctATCTAAAGTCTACTTAATGAGGGTTTTGTAGAAGGCATTCTTATCCTCCTTTATTTtgcttcatggagaagaataTTTCCAAAAGTGATGGAGGTGGAAAGGTGATGCGTGTTGCATGTTTGCTGATTCAAAttttggtttagggtttaatgcaaccccattccatctagattatttattttgggaaatgggtagctgatccggattcttttatcttttagaGAATTTTCTATTTTGGCGTCATGGGAAAACTTTTTCATTctatttatttcaaaattttatcatTGTTTTATACAAGAAATGTGTTCTATACCAGGTTTAAGTGTTTAACAATATGTCATTATAAGCATCTTAAACTCGATTTGTTAATGATTTTTACCAAAGCTTAATTGATACATAATCcatgtcaaaaaaaaataaaaaatagtaataataaagGCCCATGTAGTGACAAGGTCTTAAATTTGATTAGgtaaaaagaatgctaaccaaATCGCTTACATGGTTCTTGTGTCTAATGTTTTTATGCGTAAAAAGATCGTTTATTTAGTGGGCGTTCCCAATGCAAGATAGGCCTGATGGCTGACAGTTTGTCCGATCGAATATTGTGACTGATCGataattgaattttttataaCCCTATTAGccaatttaattcaattttactTGATTatggccctttttttttgttttttttgtttttgggtagaCGATTATGGCCCATTTAAAGAGATAGTCAATTAGTTCGTCTAAAATCCAAACCTTTAATCTAATTACGGACCGATAACTAACCGATCAAATTAAAACATGTCCATGCCCTAGCGTATGAGGCCCAATtacctaaataaaaaaaaatcaatatgatCGAGGCCTTAAATCAGTGATGACCGATTAGGCCTGATCGAAACCAATCGAGCCTGATCAGTTGCCACCCCTAATGCATATAAGGGAGAGAGAATGCTGCTTGATCGCATAGGCCCTACACCAACACGGCTTAACGTCCAAcatgggggtagggtggtcattttgccacccctgtgtggggtgggggggaggcGGGGTAGGGCGCGCACGACCAAGCAACTGTTCTTTCATCTTCCATatataataaaacaaaagaaagtatatctctttttttttatgaaaaaagaaagtacATTCGTGTTCCCTTATTGATCTAACCTAAACTATAATCTAAGAGCATAGTGGTGTGCATGTATATTCGACTTATTAGGTAATAAAAGCATAATACCTAAAATGGCCCTCGTCATGAGTCTTGAATGACTCATAAACTTGTCAGGCCTTTtggttcgtcttcttcttctttcctctgtctcatcTCTGCATCCAAAAGTCCAAGTTGGTTCGATTTAGTTACTTATAGATAAGTTAAAAAGTCAACCGGTCAAAGTTTTCGTGTTACACACTTGCACGAGAATTTACTTACTTAATACTATTGTGGTGACATATAGAAGAAGTGTTAGTCacgtttttggtttttggtttttttttttttttttttttgttatataaaATAGGAATTGTTTCCTTCTTCGATCGGTTCCTCTTTGTCTCTCATCTTCAAAGAAGAGACGCAGTCAGTTCTGTTCTGAGAGATAAAATACTTTGTAATGGAATGAGGTAATAAAAGCTTACCACCATTACATTTTACTTTCATTCCTCTCTCAGAATATTCCATTTTTATAtgttccttccttccttccatcCTTACATCCACCTTCAACTGCTCTCCTTCTCACcttatcatcttcttcccctttctctcttatcttctgtcaccttctttatgGAGTTTTATCTTAAAATTTCGTTGCAGGTAATAAAGAACCAAAGAGGGAACAAACGCTCGGAGTAATACACCTAACCcacaaattagggtttcttttaTGTTCCCGCATAGATTCCTAATTTTGTAAGTCTGGAATATATCTTATCTATGTGTTTATATGGTCTCAGCTCCGACAACAACCTCACTTTTTGGTttgggaaattagggtttttcttaTAATCTTTTTCATTCGGGCATTTGGGTATCCTTTGTATATCTGGATAGGATCTGGTGAAGAACGAAGGTTAGGGTTGTGGTGTGTTGTTTTTGCAGAGAAATTGGGTGGATTGTTTCCATTTGAAGAACGGATTCTTATTCTAAGGGTCCTTCGATTCTTATCATTTTGGGAAATATAGGTGTGGGTTAGAGGATAATGTGTATACTGTGCGTCGTACAGAAGTGGTCTCGGCGGGTTGCCACCATGCTTCCTTGGTTAGTGCTTCCACTTATAGGTCTATGGGCGTTGTCGCAGTTGTTGCCGCCGGGTTTTAGATTTGAGGTCACCTCTCCTCGGCTggcttgtgttttggttcttttggttaCCCTCTTCTGGTATGAGATTTTGATGCCTCAGCTATCAGCTTGGCGGGTGCGCAGGAGCGCTAGACTTAAAGAGAGGCAGAGGTTTGAAGCCATAGAGATGCAGAAGCTTCGGAAAACGGCTACCAGAAGATGCCGGAACTGCTTGAACCCTTACCGGGATCAGAACCCTGGTGGGGGAAAGTTTATGTGTTCTTATTGTGGTCACGTCTCAAAAAGACCGGTTCTTGACTTGCCTGGGCCGGGGCTTACTAACTCTGGTATCATAGGAGATTTAGTTGGCAAGAGTGGGAGGATGTGGAACGGAAAGGTTTGGTCGGAAAATGGTTGGATTTGTGGTTCAGATTGGTTAGAGAATGGCAACTGGGTCGGTGGGTCTTTCCCAGGGAATGTAAATTAttgggagaagaagggaggtgggtttttCAGTGGTGATGATCAATGTCTCGCAGAGAAATCTTATTCTGGTGTTGTAATGCTCACCTGCAAGCTGTTGGCCTCCTCCTTTTTTATGATAAGATGGTTTTGGAGAAAGATTTTTAGGGTCAGCACTGCAAGGGGGGATGCTTCACTGGATGGAGAGGACAAAGGGATGTTGCCTAAGAAAGGTGAAAACGGGGGAAATTTTCATGAGAGCAGGGGAGATAAGGCTCGCAGGAAGGCCGAAGAGAAGAAACAGGCTAAGTTAGAGAAGGAGCTtttagaggaggaagaaaggaaacagAGGGAAGAGGTTGCACGGTTAGTGGAAGAACGTAGGAGACAGAGAGACGAGAAGATGGAGGCAGAAAAAGAGCGTAGCAAAGGATCAACTGTTGACAGGGAAAAGGATGGTAAGAGAGAATCTGAAAAGAAGCGtcaggaaagaaggaaagaaaaagacaaaggGTCTAGTAAGAGCAACTCTGATGGAGAGGAGTTGGAAAAGAGGGCTGGGAAGGAATGTGAAAAGAAGCGAGATTTGGACAAGAGGACAGAGACTGAAAGAAGAGAAGCTCAAAAAAATACTTCTGAAAGCTTCAGGACTCAGAGCTTGGAAACAGGGCATGGTGTAAGGGTTACCAATACAAATAATTTTAGTAAGGGAGGTACTGGTGTTAGATACCTGGATCGTGTGAAGGgttcatttctttcttcttctaaaggTTTTAATGGATCCAGtttctttgggaagggtggtCATGCTGCTGTTACTGTTGTTCCGAAAAACAACTCTAATAGTTCTGTGGATCATGTCCAGGCCACCGGTAATCGAAGAGAGGTACACTTGAATGAACATGTAGCTGGGAAAATAAATTTGAATGGAGATGATAAGGTCACTGATGTCAGTATCCAACGTCAGGTAAGTCATTTTCCGATTAcctggttttttgttttggccATTTATTATCTCGCTAGGCTAAAAGAAAATAGTTTGGAAAGATTACACAGGTTGAACTCttaacaaagaaaatatatattgaaCCCAGTGTGCATCAGCTTTTGAGGACTGGTCCATCTGAACTGCTAAGTTGGAGGGAATCTATCTTTTGATTgttaaaaatcatttactataaTTTTATAAAGAAGAGATATAGGTACTCTTTTTCTTCCCTGAAGTTCAGCATCAATTTTTCCACCTCTTTCATGTCCTATATTATTTTTAGAGGTTGAGATTATGGATGGTGGGCTATAAATATACGAGTCCAGGCTGGTTAGTTTTTCAATTACATATATTTGTCATGGACTAGGATTCATTAAAGATTGTAGGCTCTTGCCTACCATATCTATTCTCTAATTTAATATTGATTCATATCTTGCTATGCTATTGGCTACTGTTTATGATTGATTGTTGTTTACCAGGTGGTTTCAGAACCACAACCATGGgcaaccccaaaaaaatcatGGCAGCAATTATTTACTCGCTCATCAGAAGTTCCTCCATCATCCAATGTGAATACAATAAGCAGACCAAACCATAAGCCCCAAGCAGATGTTCGAAGTTCATATTTACCTGGTCAAGCACCACCACTACATCCTTTGGATAACCCAATGCATTTTGGATTATCATTGCCTTTCAATCTTTCTCCGTATCCAAGTTGTTCAATAAGTAGTAGTTCTGTTTCTTCGGCCACCGAGCCCTATTTTCCTCTTGTTGGAGAACCAGCATATGAGTTTGTGCCAGAAGAGCCAGAGCTTTTTGAAGACCCGTGTTATGTCCCTGATCCGGTTTCCTTACTTGGGCCTGTTTCAGAGTCGCTTGACATTTTCCCATTGGACCTGGGAAGTGGGTTTGTTGCAGATACTGGATTGGAAAGGCCTTGGTCTTTGCCGAATGCATCTGTTTCTGCCGAAATTAACAGGCCATCTCCGATTGAGTCGCCTATGTCACGTGTACGGGTTGCTGAAGAAAGGCAAAACACATCTAACCAGTTCTCATATACTTCAAAGGCACATGATCTGCATACTTCACTTACAGATGTATCAAATAATATAAATGAACAGGGGACATGGCAGATGTGGGGCACATCTCCACTTGTACAGGATGGACTTGGTTTGGTAGGTGGGTCAGCCAGCTGGCTTTTACCCTTGGGCCAGAACAAGTCAAATCAGGAAGATGCTCTGTTTCCTTCATCTCACAAGGCTATTATGTCACCGTTTGCAACGGATAATAATGTCCTTCCCGGCAGTTGCTCACCGCGGAAAGTTCATCTTGGTAGTTGCCAGAATGGTGGGACGTTTAATCCTCTAGGTCCTGGATTGAACAATAGTAGTGTATGGTTACCAAAAGCTGTCTGCCAGTCATTTTCAGGTGATGGAGAAAACCATAGCCCTCCGCATAATCCTCTGGATGATGTTTCTCGAAATGAAATGACATATGGTAGTCCAAGCAAATTTGGAACCGGTCTTCCTTTTGAACCAGCTCCAGCCAATTGTTGGTCCAAGTGAGTACCAATTTCTTTAGCCTCTTCTGTTTCAATTTGTTTTTACTGTGTGGCAGTTTTTTTccgttattttttctttccatttaattttttatgctCAAGTATGGAACGTGAATACATTTTGTACATAAGATGATGCAATTTTATTGGGCACTTGGGCCATGTAAAACTTGAAAATTTGAATGTGCTGCTTATCACCATGATGGAATATCTTTTACATATTCGTACAAAGATGCTCCATATCTCTcgaaagggggggaggggagacaATAGAACCACCCACAGGGAATACTAGAGGATATGATGATGCTACATGCTGAGAGAAGGATTGTAGCCGCACTGGGATGATAGATTTAGTAAATTAGTGGCTTTGAGTAAACCAGATGAGTGGAGCTTGGAGTTGCATTTTGGGGTTGGTTGGGTGGAAATCATTTACTAACTAGAGTTTTATATGATGTTACAAAAGATGGACAAGGATGTAGGCCTTAGAAGTTGATTGGTTGGAtgcttcatcaaattcaatcttAATGTGTCTGATATTTAAAGATTGGTTTTCAACATGTTCAGGTGTTGCCCAAAAGTTATCTGCAAAGGCCAGGTGTATCTATCAGAGTTGGAAGGTAGAAAGACAATGctgccttccccccccccccaaaaaaaaaaaataaaataaaatgtgcTCCTTGTTTATAATATTCCATTCCTGGATTCATCCTCTGCTTTCAGCAATTGGTTATGTTTGCGTACCTGTTGAATGAGGCTAATATCATCGTTCTTAGTTGGGAACATCTGGACCAAAGATTGGTATAGGAACAAGAATTCAAACATCCCTTTGGATCATGAGGGCTAGTGATTCTATGGTGGATTAATTGGCTAGAATGGGGTGGGGAACTGGGGATAAATGCTTTACACATTGGGCCTGCCTAGCACGAATTAGAGAGGATTTTGGCTCCATTATTATTTTGTACTATTTTCCCTTGTGGGTTGTATGTATGTTTTACCTGATTTAAATGATTGTTTAATAAATTCAGCTggtattcataaaaaaaaaagaagaagaagagattgctATGAATGTGCACTTTTTCCTGGGCAACACTGGTCTGGATCAGTTTTGACTGGCTTAATCTGTGTGAGAAAACCAAGTTTGCTGGATTATTACAGACCAGATTGGCATAGCTTGATCCTGATAGACAGGGCATTGACCATGATTGGGATTGCACAATCCATGAAACCAGGATTTAGACTGCTGTGGTGCAGATGAGAGGAATTGAAAGAGCAAGGAGAGGTCGAAAATCACATTGGAAGTAAGTGAAAATTGATATAGATACCTTTGGGTTAATAAATATGACCTTGGtgtggccgaccccattaagttacAAGGCTTTGCTGAGTTTAGTGTCCCAAACTCTTCATGTTGAGGTCTGACTCCTATTTTGCATTGCCAAGAGTAGTTGTTGATGGGAGACTGGTCATCTCAGGCAAAACACTGGATCCAGGCCAGCTTGATGACTCAGGCGGAAGGTTCAGATCCGTAATAGAGAGACCAGATTTAGTTTATAGGGAGATTAGGGATAGGATAAAGGGAGAAGACGAGGTTTCAAGATCAGATTCTGATcttggatgaagagagaagTTGCAGGCTGTTGGGAGGTGAACAATCAAGTTCAAAACAGACCACGGTTTTGAGGGATAGGTGAGGGAAGGGGCTGGTGTGTTGTGGAAGAGATGAGGAATAAAAGGGGTTAGGTTTAAGGGCTGTATGGCTTTTTAAAGGAATGGAAGATGAAAGGTCAagttgagttgcaggtttaatggagatggtttggaggttgaagaagatgtAAAGGAGGAGCTAGCTAGGAAGGTTGTAgatgaagatagaagaagagatcagGGATGAGAGGGAGTAtcgtgagagagaggagaagagatgagattgagagggggagagaaaggagagaagacgttgaggagaggggaaggggaaagacTCACCAAAAACgtgagggagggggaggggactTCTTCAATGAAGGTCTGGCCACCAAGGCTCCAACATTTGTTTCATACTTTCATTCAATAATTCAATTCAACATGTTACAAAAGGTTGGATACATGggtatttaaagaagaaaatgactcTTGGACTTCAATAACtcctaaaaattaaaaccaagaaACATTAATGACTAGCACACTATTCTAAACTAATTACTCACCTAGAAACTAACTcccataaaatattaaatactAGCCTTCAATCTCTTGGACTCCTAATCTAAGAATTTGAAGAGAAACAATAATACATCTAGGACTACGAAAAGactaaagaagaaaatttaaaagACTCAATCCTACATTCCTATTAAATATTTCTTGAGAATATCAAGCGCCAAAAAGGGACTGGTTATGCTCCACACATATAGGGTGGCTGGTACTTGGCTGGTCCACGTAAAGGCTGGTTGGTGCGTGGTTGGTTGCATCTAGGTGTGGGCTGCCAAATTGGGTCAGTCCGGTCTAGCCAATCAATTGCTCCTGCATCACTTGTGGTTAGAGAGTTGAGTATCCCTGTGAAGATGGCTGATGGCTGTACAATCAGTGGATGACAATGGTCCTACAGATGTCCCTCAAGCTGGGTTTACCACTGCCACAAACCTGCTTGGAGGTTCCTGTTATGAGGTTCATCCCGCTTGTGAGTTGATATGTAGTAGCATCATGTCATGATGGTGTTTCACTATTTTGGGAATGCTTTGCCATTACTAGAATAGTGGTTTTGTGTCCTTCAGTTGTGTTCTGAAACATCGTTTAGGCTGAGGTCCTGTTTGGAATCCCTTATATGACTCTTGCCAAACATTACTGGTGGATAGTATAAGGGTCTCCTTATAAGCAGCTAGCATTCtggaacccttttttttttttaatggcgAGTGCTGGGGAAGTAATGATGTCGATTGAAGGGAAGATGAAAAGGAAGGCCAGTCCAGCCAGGCCATTGAGCCAGGCAGCCTAATCTGGCCAGCTAGCATAGGCCCAAGTCTTCATGGGCCAGGCTTAGGCTCAATTTTACGTATTACTGAGTccatgtgggggggggggggggcgtctAATTGTTTCTACTGTGCTTTGATTCTCTTTATGTTAGTTGTAGTTACTAATTAGTAATTAGTGAATATTCGTACTTTGAGATGTATCTAGAAGTTAGGTCTTATACTAggactagtttctattttaattggttaCCATTTTGTAGGGGTTTCCTTCTCCATACAAGGTGGGGGACTCTAGTGTTTTAGGGGGGCTGCTACATGCACCCAACGATTTTAGGCAAAAGAGAAGACAATGGCTATGTATTATTTCCCTTGTGAGATGCAGTTTGCAAGCTGAGAGGCTTTGCATGGCTGGTGAGATGCTGATCCAAGCTTGAATGAGAGGTTCAAGCCATAGCTTCCCTTATCCCTAATCCcttctttcattttgttttcCGCAATATCAAGCAAGTTTCAGAACTTTACCTCAGTGTTATCTTCTTGTTCGATGGTTGTTTGAATCCTTCATTGCTGCTCTATAACATAACTCTATGGTTGAGAAAATCATCTGCTGTTTGGTGAATATTTGTGGAGTTATACTCACTGTTTAGAGGGAGATATCAGCACCAACTGCAGGCTACtcttagagtttctattttgattcaTCTATCAATATCATCATATCCAGCCGTTGAATCAGTACTAAACTTTGAGGGTTTGAAGCTTTAGTAGTTATTTAACTTTGAGTGGAGTTTGGGCCTGATCTGAGACCTGCATTTGGAGACGTTGAATTTCTTGTCACTGCTGGTTTTAGCCCTATTGATTCTGCCTGTTTGTTGGATTCTGAAACCTTCTTAAAGGATGTATTGATTCCATCAAGTAACAATTTCTATTTgataagaaaaatgaagaactaGTTGAAATTGCAGTCTTTCATACTTAGATATATTCTATTGGGAAATTGGCTACATGAAAATATCAAATATCAATGCCTTAAGTAGTCACTGCACTGAACAGAATAATTATGGGAGTCTTTGAATGACTATggatagaaaaagaaatatttctACAACCTGAAAATGAATAAGACTATCAAGAATTGGGGAGGTATCTTTATACAAAGGGGAGTAAAAATTGAATGCAACAATGCATAGGGTAAAAgccaaaatttttgtttttgtttagcAACAATTCAAGGGGAGTTCAAGTTTTTGTTTAGGTAACTTGAAGTGACAGTTATTTAGTTGGTTTATGAGTCCTAAGGTCAAATTATTTAGATTTATAGATAAGGTTTTTAACCCTACGCAAAGGGGATCTGGATTTTTGAGAATGAAAGTTTGAGTTTATGTGCTGTGCGAACATGTGGTCCATGGGCTGGATAGACTCCTTTTCTCGTTGGTTAATTTATCTTATCTTCTCTCCTTTGTTCTCCTCCCTTTTCTCCttatttcctcttctcttctcctatttctgtttcttttctatcttcttGTTTCAAAACCCAGGCACAATCTCTgttttttggttcagttttgggtTGCTGAAACTAGTGATTTCTGTCATTCTAAATCtgtttcattataaaattgaaatttataGTTCTGGGGAAAAGGAAGTGCACGCTGTCAGTGTGTACTTTCCTCATTAAATATACCATTTTGCTACCCACTATTGGCTTGGCGTGTAATATGCCATTATAAGCAGGCAGCTTATAGATCCCTCTCCCATAGTTCTGATGTTGATCTCTtgagttttgaaatttgattccGATTTGCTAAAGTCTGTTAGTAAGTTGCATATCTGAACTCATGTTCTGTGTCTGAAATTTTCTGCAACTGACCTTCATAGCTTCTTTAGAACTCTATTTCTGACTTGGGAATTGATTGCTAGAATTGGCGATTCTGTTAGTGAAGCTCTATCTTGATTTGATTGAGTTTAAGAAGTTATTGCTCTCTTATTTCAGTACTGGTTCTGTCATGTTCTTGCTTTAACATGAGGTAGAAGGCTTTCTTCGTTTACAGTTATCGTCAGATTCTTCTGGTAACTGATTAAAGCCCCTCATATTCTgacttcttttatattttactCCGCTACTATGCTTTAATTTCGGAAAGCCCCCTGCCTTAATTTAATTACCATCCAAAATCTGGCCATTAGATCTGATATCAAATATTGCCCATATCTAGCCGTCAGATTGGGATCTCTTCCATTCTATTAGTGGGCACCCATTACCTGCAGGGCAATGAGGTCCATCAGATCCTGCAAAAAGGTTTTAGAAAAACAATGGGAATGAAAATGATGAGAGGGTGGAAAGTAGTGATGATGGAATGGGCCGATGGCTCTTAATTTGAATGAGaaccaatcataaataaagaaagtgatatagaggatgatatttcacagagaattaaaataggattgatgaagtggagaagcgcgtctggagtgttgtgtgatcggcgcattcctttaaaacttaaaagaaaattttataggacagtcatacaactggctatgatgtatggtgtatTATATGAATAAAATTAGTGtcgtggagatgaggatgttgagatggatgagtggcaaaactaggaaggataaagtaaggaatgatcatattagagctgatttaggagtagctccgatacatgataagctatgagaaagtcgtttgatgtggcatgaccatgttcaacggaggcctttggatcctccagtacagaggagtgacttgattcagattgaaggaactaaaagaggcaggggcagacctaaaataacattaggagaagtggtgaggaaataTATGCATAGcgtaggccttgtatcaagtctgacttcgaatagagctgattgcgGAGCAAGGATCTATctagtcgaccccatttagttgggataaggctgagttgttgttgttgttgttgttgttgttgttgaaccATCAGCCTATATGGAGACCCAACCCAAGTACATTAGGCACTTTAGGTAATTAGTCCCAGTTGAAAGCACATCAAAGTGGGCTGCCTCGAGGGACTAACAATGAGGATTTGATGGCGGCCCAAAAAACCATAACTCTAAAT encodes:
- the LOC122671433 gene encoding uncharacterized protein LOC122671433, coding for MCILCVVQKWSRRVATMLPWLVLPLIGLWALSQLLPPGFRFEVTSPRLACVLVLLVTLFWYEILMPQLSAWRVRRSARLKERQRFEAIEMQKLRKTATRRCRNCLNPYRDQNPGGGKFMCSYCGHVSKRPVLDLPGPGLTNSGIIGDLVGKSGRMWNGKVWSENGWICGSDWLENGNWVGGSFPGNVNYWEKKGGGFFSGDDQCLAEKSYSGVVMLTCKLLASSFFMIRWFWRKIFRVSTARGDASLDGEDKGMLPKKGENGGNFHESRGDKARRKAEEKKQAKLEKELLEEEERKQREEVARLVEERRRQRDEKMEAEKERSKGSTVDREKDGKRESEKKRQERRKEKDKGSSKSNSDGEELEKRAGKECEKKRDLDKRTETERREAQKNTSESFRTQSLETGHGVRVTNTNNFSKGGTGVRYLDRVKGSFLSSSKGFNGSSFFGKGGHAAVTVVPKNNSNSSVDHVQATGNRREVHLNEHVAGKINLNGDDKVTDVSIQRQVVSEPQPWATPKKSWQQLFTRSSEVPPSSNVNTISRPNHKPQADVRSSYLPGQAPPLHPLDNPMHFGLSLPFNLSPYPSCSISSSSVSSATEPYFPLVGEPAYEFVPEEPELFEDPCYVPDPVSLLGPVSESLDIFPLDLGSGFVADTGLERPWSLPNASVSAEINRPSPIESPMSRVRVAEERQNTSNQFSYTSKAHDLHTSLTDVSNNINEQGTWQMWGTSPLVQDGLGLVGGSASWLLPLGQNKSNQEDALFPSSHKAIMSPFATDNNVLPGSCSPRKVHLGSCQNGGTFNPLGPGLNNSSVWLPKAVCQSFSGDGENHSPPHNPLDDVSRNEMTYGSPSKFGTGLPFEPAPANCWSNKDWDVHGSRENIGNSAPARPEIGGLFSRPDVQSLW